The DNA segment GCCGTATTCATGCGCGTAATTGCGGCAGTCGATCTGCATATCGCGCAGTTTCTCCTTGATGTGGGCGCCGGCGACCAGCAGGCCGGGTACCCGGTTGATGACGTCGATGGCGAGGCTGAAGCGATCGATTTCGTTCTGGATTGCCAGCTCCAGCGGCGTGTTGATGTTGCCCTTCTCCTTGTAACCGCGCACATGCAGGTTGTGGTGATTGGTCCGCCGATAGGCCAGGCGGTGAATCAACCAGGGATAGCCATGAAAGTTAAAGATGATGGGTTTGTTGACGGTAAACAGACTGTCGAAATCCCGGTCGTCCAGGCCGTGCGGGTGTTCCCTGGCCGAGGACAGGGTGTACAGATCCACCACGTTGATAAACCGGATCTTGAGTTTGGGGAAATTTTCGCGCAGTAACATCACCGCGGCCAGGGCTTCCTGGGTGGGGACATCGCCACAGCCGGCCATGACGACATCCGGTTCGTCGCCCTGATCGTTACTGGCCCAGTCCCAGATTCCAATGCCCTTGGTGCAGTGCCTGATTGCTGTCTCCATATCCAGGTACTGCGGGTGCTTCTGTTTGTCGCAGACAATGACATTGACGTCATTGGTGCTGCGCAGGCAGTGATCGGCCACCGATAACAGGGTATTCACATCGGGCGGCAGGTAGATGCGGGTGACGCTGGGACTCTTGTTGACCACGAGATCCAGAAAACCGGGATCCTGGTGAGTAAAACCATTATGGTCCTGACGCCAGACCGTGGAGGTGATCAGCAGATTCAGCGAGGAGACCGGCGCCCGCCACGGAATGTCTTCGGCAATATCCAGCCACTTGGCGTGCTGGTTGAACATGGAATCGATGACATGCACAAATGCCTCGTAGGTGGAGAAAAAGCCGTGCCGCCCGGTGAGCAGATAACCTTCCAGCCAGCCTTCCAGGGTGTGTTCGGAGAGCAGCTCCATGACCCGGCCGTCCGGCGAGAGTTCGCCGCCGTCCGCGTCCTCGGGCAGATACTCCGCCAGCCAGGTTTTGCCGCTGGCCTCGTAGACGGCATTAAGTTTGTTGGAACTGGTTTCGTCCGGCCCGAAAACCCGGAAGTTGGCGGGATTACTACGCAGGATATCGCGCAGGAACTCGCCGAGCGGCCGGGTATTCTCGACGTCAGTTTGCCCCGGTTTGTCCACTTTGGTCGCGTAGTGGCGAAAATCCGGCAGACGCAACGCCTTGCGTAACAGGCCGCCGTT comes from the Thiohalophilus sp. genome and includes:
- a CDS encoding phosphoketolase family protein: MSSATPLSPQDVILSDQELERIHAYWRACNYLAAGMIYLRDNPLLRRPLKPAHIKERLLGHWGASPALSFTYVHLNRLINKYDLNAIFLAGPGHGAPGVLGPVYLEGTYSEIYPNKSEDEEGLRRFFKEFSFPGGIGSHCTPETPGSIHEGGELGYSLSHAFGAAFDNPDLLVNVMIGDGEAETGPLATAWHANKFLNPIRDGAVLPILNLNGYKINNPTVLSRIPREELRKLLEGYGWQPFFVEGDDPVYMHQHMAQTLEQCVLEIQRIQAEARRSGEPTRPHWPMIVLRSPKGWTGPKSVDGHKVEGFWRAHQVPLGDVRNNRKQLKLLEEWLRSYRPDELFDERGQLIDELRQLAPKGLRRMSANPHANGGLLRKALRLPDFRHYATKVDKPGQTDVENTRPLGEFLRDILRSNPANFRVFGPDETSSNKLNAVYEASGKTWLAEYLPEDADGGELSPDGRVMELLSEHTLEGWLEGYLLTGRHGFFSTYEAFVHVIDSMFNQHAKWLDIAEDIPWRAPVSSLNLLITSTVWRQDHNGFTHQDPGFLDLVVNKSPSVTRIYLPPDVNTLLSVADHCLRSTNDVNVIVCDKQKHPQYLDMETAIRHCTKGIGIWDWASNDQGDEPDVVMAGCGDVPTQEALAAVMLLRENFPKLKIRFINVVDLYTLSSAREHPHGLDDRDFDSLFTVNKPIIFNFHGYPWLIHRLAYRRTNHHNLHVRGYKEKGNINTPLELAIQNEIDRFSLAIDVINRVPGLLVAGAHIKEKLRDMQIDCRNYAHEYGMDKPEVRDWHWQAG